The following proteins come from a genomic window of Coffea arabica cultivar ET-39 chromosome 11c, Coffea Arabica ET-39 HiFi, whole genome shotgun sequence:
- the LOC140016421 gene encoding uncharacterized protein: MSETETSEIHSNTKSEETSNIPQTGDLQSIQATYRLNRKNNLKWSQFVQTFLKGKGKISHLLGTGPKKGDPKFAAWDEEDSMVMSWLWNSMLPEISDTCMFLPTAQDIWTTIRQTYSKARDAALIYEIKTKILATKQGNLSVTQYANLLQNLWQKLDQYRCVQILCSEDAATLKNFIEKDRVYDFLAGLNVEFDQVRVQILGKERLSSLNETISLIRTEENRQEVMLEPKTLEGSAMISTK; this comes from the coding sequence ATGTCTGAAACTGAAACATCAGAAATCCACTCCAATACCAAATCAGAAGAGACCTCAAATATTCCACAAACAGGGGATTTGCAGAGTATCCAGGCAACCTACAGGCTCAACAGGAAAAACAATTTGAAGTGGTCACAATTTGTTCAAACATTTCTCAAAGGAAAGGGCAAAATCAGCCACTTGCTTGGAACTGGACCGAAAAAGGGAGATCCTAAATTCGCTGCTTGGGATGAAGAGGATTCTATGGTCATGTCATGGCTGTGGAACTCCATGTTACCTGAAATAAGTGATACTTGCATGTTCCTACCAACAGCTCAAGACATATGGACTACTATTCGACAGACCTATTCAAAGGCAAGAGATGCTGCCCTAATCTATGAGATCAAAACAAAGATCTTAGCCACTAAACAGGGCAACCTTTCTGTTACTCAATATGCCAACCTTCTGCAAAATCTATGGCAAAAATTGGACCAATATCGGTGTGTTCAGATATTGTGTAGTGAAGATGCAGCCACCTTGAAAAACTTTATCGAAAAGGATAGAGTTTATGACTTCCTTGCAGGTCTGAATGTGGAATTTGATCAGGTCAGAGTCCAGATATTGGGGAAGGAAAGATTATCATCTCTGAATGAGACAATATCATTGATTCGAACTGAAGAGAATAGGCAAGAAGTCATGTTAGAGCCTAAAACATTAGAAGGCTCGGCAATGATTTCTACAAAGTGA